GGGCCAGTCTACACCAAGAATCCTGGAAGCCATGGACTTTAAATTCTTCAAACCTGGAACTCCTGAAGCAGCTTATGAGGACATTAGGGAATCTTGGGAATTATCTCTTGAAGATGGAAAACCTGTTTCAGTACTTTTAGAAATTAAATATTGGTGATAATATGGCAAGAAGAGAAGCAATCGCAGAAATAATGGAACATATTGATGATGAACTTGTTGTATGCAATATCGGGTTTCCTTCAAGAGAATTGTATGACATAAAAGACAGGGACGAGAACTTCTATATGATTGGGTCAATGGGCCTTGCATCATCAATCGGATTTGGTCTTGCACTTGCAAAACCTGAAAAGGATATTGTCGTGATTGATGGAGACGGTTCTCTTTTAATGAACATGGGTTCTCTTGTAACCATTTTTGCAAACAATCCTCAAAACCTAACATGGATTGTTATCGACAATGGCGCTTATGGTTCTACTGGAAATCAGGATACCTATTCACAGTTGATTGATTTGAAAGATATTGCAAAAAGCGTTGGGTTCAAAAACAGCCATAATTTTGAAGAAATTAATCTAAAAGAAATTATCAATAGCAAAGATTCTAGATTTATTGTATACAATACAGAAGCCGGGAATTCAACAGCACCTATCATTGATTTGGAACCTATTGAAATCAAAGAAAGATTCATGAAAGCTATAAAGTAAACTGATAGCTTTTATTTATTATATTTTAAAAAAATAAAGAGGATATAACTTAATTAGATAAGTTATAATTTAGCCTCATTCAATTCTTCTATTTTTTTATCAAATTCCGTTAGCTTGCGGGCAAGCCCTGAGAAGTAAGGGATATAAACTTTTGAAAATGTCAACCTTTTAGGGTTTTGATTTAACTCAGATATTCTATTTTTAACCCTTTGGATTTTCCTTTCAACCTCATCATACATTAAATCTCCAGGGAATTCACCAATAAATACTCCATCTGCACCGTTATTAAGTGCATAGTGAATATGGTCTGGACTTACACGATTTACGGAAATGACTTTAATTATATGAATGGATTCCGGATATGAAAGCCTATTTACTCCAATATTATCTGCAGCAGTATAACCAATATTATCTA
This genomic interval from Methanobrevibacter sp. contains the following:
- the comE gene encoding sulfopyruvate decarboxylase subunit beta; the encoded protein is MARREAIAEIMEHIDDELVVCNIGFPSRELYDIKDRDENFYMIGSMGLASSIGFGLALAKPEKDIVVIDGDGSLLMNMGSLVTIFANNPQNLTWIVIDNGAYGSTGNQDTYSQLIDLKDIAKSVGFKNSHNFEEINLKEIINSKDSRFIVYNTEAGNSTAPIIDLEPIEIKERFMKAIK